In the genome of Candoia aspera isolate rCanAsp1 chromosome 1, rCanAsp1.hap2, whole genome shotgun sequence, one region contains:
- the HOXD13 gene encoding homeobox protein Hox-D13, with protein MEALRGDPGGGGGGCSQGRNFLPPPIFGTSPPGSVRSGFVYERSGPAAAARSAPSSSSSETASSSKECSAGPPVAAGAAPPSATTATVAAAALGYPPGYPPFGHGYYSCRMAHGVGLQQNAALKAAPHTAFPVEKYMDVAGLGSPATTSGGSDASSRAKEISFYQGYAAAAGPYQHVPPGYLDVVSSFGSAAASAEPRHETYISMEGYQSWTLANGWNGQVYCSKDQAPGSHFWKSSFPGDVALNQPDLCVYRRGRKKRVPYTKLQLKELESEYALNKFINKDKRRRISVATNLSERQVTIWFQNRRVKDKKIVSKLKDTVS; from the exons ATGGAAGCGCTGCGCGGAGACcccgggggcggcggcgggggctgCTCGCAGGGCCGAaacttcctcccccctcccatcttcggGACGTCGCCGCCGGGTTCGGTGAGATCGGGCTTCGTCTACGAGCGCTCGGGCCCGGCGGCCGCGGCGCGCTCcgcaccctcctcctcctcctcggagACGGCGTCCTCGTCGAAGGAGTGTTCCGCCGGCCCCCCCGTTGCGGCAGGGGCGGCGCCACCTTCGGCCACGACGGCCACCGTCGCCGCCGCCGCACTGGGCTATCCCCCGGGCTACCCCCCCTTCGGCCACGGCTACTACAGCTGCCGCATGGCGCACGGCGTGGGGCTCCAGCAGAACGCCGCCCTCAAGGCGGCCCCGCACACCGCCTTCCCGGTGGAAAAGTACATGGATGTGGCCGGCCTGGGCAGCCCCGCCACGACCTCGGGCGGCAGCGACGCTTCCTCGCGGGCCAAGGAGATCTCCTTCTACCAGGGCTACGCGGCCGCCGCCGGCCCGTACCAGCACGTTCCCCCCGGCTACCTGGACGTGGTCTCTAGTTTCGGATCGGCGGCGGCTTCGGCGGAACCGCGGCACGAGACCTACATCTCCATGGAGGGCTACCAGTCTTGGACTCTGGCGAACGGCTGGAACGGGCAGGTGTACTGCTCCAAGGACCAGGCCCCGGGGTCCCACTTCTGGAAGTCCTCCTTCCCAG GGGACGTTGCACTAAACCAGCCAGACCTGTGCGTGTACCGGCGCGGGCGGAAGAAGCGGGTGCCTTACACGAAGCTGCAGCTGAAGGAGCTGGAGAGCGAATACGCCCTGAATAAATTCATTAACAAGGACAAGCGGCGGCGGATTTCTGTGGCCACCAACCTCTCGGAGAGGCAGGTTACCATCTGGTTCCAGAACCGCCGAGTCAAAGACAAGAAAATCGTCTCCAAACTGAAGGACACCGTTTCTTGA